A region of Tribolium castaneum strain GA2 unplaced genomic scaffold, icTriCast1.1 ptg000022l, whole genome shotgun sequence DNA encodes the following proteins:
- the LOC135267415 gene encoding uncharacterized protein LOC135267415 isoform X2, with product MISRLKGLAKEWYDNLDPSAYDRSWDEWKRLLQATFPDHHDYASTLRKLVNRVKEDGETWAQYYFGKLNLLQACDITGTNAVSCLIDGITDVTLRNGARAGRYVTPESLYAEYLSTLRSEGDKRDTLAKQAPRERRRFLPSRVEAQKLYSSVRCYNCRNRGHVATKCPKPRIECKKCGRIGHVDAECRRGNVVKENMSKQALTTSVADASNNKNYYIDIKVNGKPTRAYIDSGAEPVLVKQSVARELGLMWQPSLHLIRGYGQGITKVHGEVEVELEVDLVKANVKALIVEDSAQRVPVIVGQTFLNAGANTIIANEEAVRVVDGNNESIQAFLGQLPTRKVALWAEEETVIPPQSIGCIRIKAKDDGWKGAYYVEGCQRPRPGFEHVVHRCVTCDGGLVTVRNLSHQDLVYRKAQIVARAEPCEQERTATTKHRWFPEDVEHGSVADC from the exons ATGATAAGTCGACTCAAGGGGTTGGCCAAGGAGTGGTACGACAATCTCGATCCCTCAGCATACGACCGGAGCTGGGATGAATGGAAACGTTTGTTACAAGCCACCTTCCCCGATCACCACGATTATGCTTCCACACTTCGTAAGCTAGTGAATAGGGTGAAGGAAGACGGTGAAACCTGGGCACAATattattttgggaaattaaATCTGTTGCAGGCTTGTGACATAACAGGAACGAATGCAGTCTCCTGTCTTATTGATGGAATCACTGATGTGACTCTCAGAAATGGGGCTAGAGCAGGGCGTTACGTTACACCCGAAAGCTTGTACGCTGAGTATTTGTCGACTCTGAGATCCGAAGGTGACAAGCGGGATACGCTCGCAAAGCAGGCGCCTCGGGAAAGGAGGAGGTTCCTTCCAAGTCGAGTCGAAGCACAAAAACTGTATTCGTCAGTTCGGTGTTACAATTGTCGTAATCGAGGACATGTTGCGACAAAGTGCCCGAAACCAAGAATTGAGTGCAAGAAATGTGGTCGCATTGGACATGTGGATGCTGAGTGCCGACGTGGTAACgtagtaaaagaaaacatgTCTAAGCAGGCACTAACGACAAGTGTAGCTGACgcaagtaataataagaattattaCATAGACATTAAGGTCAATGGTAAGCCGACGCGAGCTTACATTGACTCAGGAGCTGAACCGGTCCTTGTCAAGCAAAGTGTTGCTAGAGAATTGGGACTGATGTGGCAGCCAAGTTTACATTTGATTCGTGGTTATGGCCAGGGAATCACCAAAGTGCATGGGGAAGTCGAAGTAGAGCTAGAAGTGGATCTTGTCAAGGCAAACGTAAAAGCTTTGATCGTCGAAGACAGTGCACAACGTGTGCCTGTCATAGTGGGACAGACCTTCCTGAATGCGGGTGCTAATACGATTATAGCAAATGAGGAAGCTGTGAGAGTAGTTGACGGAAACAACGAATCGATCCAAGCATTTCTAGGCCAACTTCCGACACGAAAAGTTGCACTTTGGGCGGAAGAGGAAACAGTGATCCCTCCTCAATCCATTGGTTGCATACGAATCAAGGCAAAAGACGATGGGTGGAAAGGAGCTTATTACGTTGAAGGGTGTCAACGTCCGAGACCAGGGTTCGAACACGTTGTTCATCGGTGTGTCACATGTGATGGAGGCCTAGTGACCGTTCGCAATCTATCGCACCAAGATCTGGTCTATCGAAAGGCGCAAATCGTTGCGAGAGCTGAGCCTTGCGAGCAGGAAAGGACAGCTACGACG AAACACCGGTGGTTCCCCGAGGACGTGGAACACGGAAGCGTGGCCGACtgttaa
- the LOC135267415 gene encoding uncharacterized protein LOC135267415 isoform X1, whose protein sequence is MISRLKGLAKEWYDNLDPSAYDRSWDEWKRLLQATFPDHHDYASTLRKLVNRVKEDGETWAQYYFGKLNLLQACDITGTNAVSCLIDGITDVTLRNGARAGRYVTPESLYAEYLSTLRSEGDKRDTLAKQAPRERRRFLPSRVEAQKLYSSVRCYNCRNRGHVATKCPKPRIECKKCGRIGHVDAECRRGNVVKENMSKQALTTSVADASNNKNYYIDIKVNGKPTRAYIDSGAEPVLVKQSVARELGLMWQPSLHLIRGYGQGITKVHGEVEVELEVDLVKANVKALIVEDSAQRVPVIVGQTFLNAGANTIIANEEAVRVVDGNNESIQAFLGQLPTRKVALWAEEETVIPPQSIGCIRIKAKDDGWKGAYYVEGCQRPRPGFEHVVHRCVTCDGGLVTVRNLSHQDLVYRKAQIVARAEPCEQERTATTVSVFSVGKVEVKSFQRWELLTQVNKNLDPAQFEQLLQLVNEFRDCFARNVAEIGATTAAEMKLTLTDDKPVIYRPYRLSHHERRIVRDIVNDLLGSGVIRESDSPYSSPILLVRKKDGQHRMCVDYRQLNSKTIKDRFPLPRVDEHLDKLNGAKFFTTLDLASGYYQIPMATESIPKTAFVTPDGHYEFVRMPFGLANAPAVFQRAMNKVLGPLRFQTAFCYIDDLLIPSKDFETGLNNLRTVFQLLRQFGLTLKLSKCCFFGSQIEYLGHEISAEGIKPGETKIKAVTAFPKPTDVHKLRQFLGLCGYFRKKAVHLFGKKHKSGLFRL, encoded by the exons ATGATAAGTCGACTCAAGGGGTTGGCCAAGGAGTGGTACGACAATCTCGATCCCTCAGCATACGACCGGAGCTGGGATGAATGGAAACGTTTGTTACAAGCCACCTTCCCCGATCACCACGATTATGCTTCCACACTTCGTAAGCTAGTGAATAGGGTGAAGGAAGACGGTGAAACCTGGGCACAATattattttgggaaattaaATCTGTTGCAGGCTTGTGACATAACAGGAACGAATGCAGTCTCCTGTCTTATTGATGGAATCACTGATGTGACTCTCAGAAATGGGGCTAGAGCAGGGCGTTACGTTACACCCGAAAGCTTGTACGCTGAGTATTTGTCGACTCTGAGATCCGAAGGTGACAAGCGGGATACGCTCGCAAAGCAGGCGCCTCGGGAAAGGAGGAGGTTCCTTCCAAGTCGAGTCGAAGCACAAAAACTGTATTCGTCAGTTCGGTGTTACAATTGTCGTAATCGAGGACATGTTGCGACAAAGTGCCCGAAACCAAGAATTGAGTGCAAGAAATGTGGTCGCATTGGACATGTGGATGCTGAGTGCCGACGTGGTAACgtagtaaaagaaaacatgTCTAAGCAGGCACTAACGACAAGTGTAGCTGACgcaagtaataataagaattattaCATAGACATTAAGGTCAATGGTAAGCCGACGCGAGCTTACATTGACTCAGGAGCTGAACCGGTCCTTGTCAAGCAAAGTGTTGCTAGAGAATTGGGACTGATGTGGCAGCCAAGTTTACATTTGATTCGTGGTTATGGCCAGGGAATCACCAAAGTGCATGGGGAAGTCGAAGTAGAGCTAGAAGTGGATCTTGTCAAGGCAAACGTAAAAGCTTTGATCGTCGAAGACAGTGCACAACGTGTGCCTGTCATAGTGGGACAGACCTTCCTGAATGCGGGTGCTAATACGATTATAGCAAATGAGGAAGCTGTGAGAGTAGTTGACGGAAACAACGAATCGATCCAAGCATTTCTAGGCCAACTTCCGACACGAAAAGTTGCACTTTGGGCGGAAGAGGAAACAGTGATCCCTCCTCAATCCATTGGTTGCATACGAATCAAGGCAAAAGACGATGGGTGGAAAGGAGCTTATTACGTTGAAGGGTGTCAACGTCCGAGACCAGGGTTCGAACACGTTGTTCATCGGTGTGTCACATGTGATGGAGGCCTAGTGACCGTTCGCAATCTATCGCACCAAGATCTGGTCTATCGAAAGGCGCAAATCGTTGCGAGAGCTGAGCCTTGCGAGCAGGAAAGGACAGCTACGACGGTGAGTGTGTTTTCTGTGGGGAAGGTTGAGGTAAAGAGTTTTCAACGGTGGGAACTTCTTACACAAGTCAATAAGAATCTAGACCCGGCTCAGTTCGAGCAATTGTTACAACTCGTTAACGAATTTCGAGATTGTTTTGCACGAAATGTAGCGGAAATAGGTGCCACAACTGCGGCAGAAATGAAGCTAACTTTGACTGATGATAAACCTGTAATTTATCGTCCTTATCGGTTATCGCATCACGAAAGAAGAATTGTTCGAGATATAGTAAATGACTTGTTAGGTAGCGGAGTCATACGAGAATCAGACTCGCCATATTCGAGTCCCATACTGTTGGTGCGGAAGAAAGATGGGCAACACCGTATGTGTGTTGATTATCggcaattaaattcgaaaacaatCAAAGATCGCTTTCCGTTACCACGAGTAGACGAACATTTGGATAAACTAAACGGTGCAAAGTTTTTCACCACACTAGATCTCGCGAGTGGGTACTATCAGATCCCAATGGCCACCGAATCGATTCCAAAGACAGCATTTGTTACGCCTGATGGGCATTACGAGTTTGTCCGCATGCCTTTTGGTCTAGCCAACGCTCCGGCAGTGTTTCAGCGAGCTATGAATAAGGTGTTGGGTCCATTACGGTTTCAGACCGCTTTTTGTTACATAGATGATCTTCTGATACCTTCCAAAGACTTTGAAACAGGTCTTAACAATTTACGAACGGTGTTTCAATTGCTTCGACAGTTCGGATTGACTCTAAAGCTGAGTAAATGTTGCTTCTTTGGAAGTCAAATAGAGTATTTAGGGCATGAGATCAGTGCGGAAGGCATTAAGCCAGGcgagacaaaaatcaaagcggtGACAGCTTTTCCCAAACCAACAGACGTACACAAACTTAGGCAATTCTTAGGTTTGTGTGGGTACTTTCGAAA AAAGGCAGTGCATTTGTTTGGGAAGAAGCACAAGAGCGGGCTTTTCAGACTTTAA